One window from the genome of Nicotiana sylvestris chromosome 9, ASM39365v2, whole genome shotgun sequence encodes:
- the LOC104226846 gene encoding uncharacterized protein, whose protein sequence is MDETTTSGEGATAPTEELLKKIQELEAGHAQLKKEMSKLMVSNDGRRSERQRSHSISPQRPPRLRGSAAGFDALGKRGSTSFRHSSPLQRESNSKSEPCGGGAGPAAVKFTDRQYLSILQSMGQAIHIFDLNFRVICWNRSAEQLYGYSATEALGRNLLELIADPKDHAVAKIILYRVAKGENWTGQFPVRNKRGNRFLIVATDTPLYDDDGTFIGIICVSSDVRPFQETSTEVKLIKADKSSGGPRSIASARLGLNPQQPLQVAIASKISSLASKVSNKVKSKMKTGEGSVLGEGGSGCGHHSDHAFSDAALSDQREDANPSGASTPRGDVHVSPFEVFSNVEHSPETPSRNSRDESEAKPGISKIITSKAEAWMVKKNLSWPWKGNEREVLEAKTTRSVWPWLNNDQDNEWNHCKSCNAVSTSDDQVIESNRTTTNEAWGSWSSSFNVNSTSSASSSDSTSSTAGNKVDTDTDCLDYEILWEDLTIGEHIGQGSCGTVYHGLWFGSDVAVKVFSKQEYSDEVIYSFRQEVSLMKRLRHPNILLFMGAVTSSQHLCIVTEFLPRGSLFRLLQRNASKLEWRRRIHMALDIARGMNYLHHFSPPIIHRDLKSSNLLVDKNWTVKVGDFGLSRLKHETYLTTKSGKGTPQWMAPEVLRNEPSDEKADIYSFGVILWELATKKIPWENLNSMQVIGAVGFMNQQLDIPKDVNPQWASIIESCWHSEPQLRPTFLELVDNLKDLLRQCAIQAQAAGNVLGDSSQKEL, encoded by the exons ATGGATGAGACAACAACTTCAGGTGAAGGTGCAACAGCCCCAACAGAGGAGTTGCTAAAGAAAATCCAAGAATTAGAGGCAGGGCATGCTCAGCTGAAAAAGGAGATGTCTAAGCTTATGGTTTCAAATGATGGTAGAAGATCAGAGAGGCAAAGGTCTCATTCTATTTCCCCTCAACGGCCCCCTCGCCTTAGGGGTTCTGCTGCTGGTTTTGATGCATTGGGGAAGAGGGGCTCCACTTCTTTCCGGCATTCGTCACCTTTGCAAAGAGAGAGTAATAGTAAAAGTGAGCCTTGTGGTGGAGGTGCAGGTCCAGCTGCAGTCAAGTTTACTGATAGACAGTACTTGAGCATATTGCAATCAATGGGACAAGCAATCCATATATTTGATCTCAATTTTCGTGTTATTTGCTG GAATCGAAGTGCTGAACAACTATATGGTTATTCAGCTACCGAAGCTCTTGGGCGGAATCTTCTTGAGCTAATAGCAGATCCTAAGGATCATGCTGTGGCAAAAATCATTTTATACCGAGTGGCAAAGGGTGAGAATTGGACAGGACAATTTCCTGTGAGGAATAAGCGAGGGAACAGATTTTTAATCGTAGCAACAGACACCCCTCTTTATGATGATGATGGTACATTTATTGGTATTATTTGTGTATCAAGTGACGTGAGGCCATTTCAAGAAACATCTACAGAGGTGAAGCTTATCAAAGCTGATAAAAGTTCTGGTGGGCCTAGAAGCATTGCTTCTGCGAGACTTGGACTTAATCCACAGCAACCTCTGCAAGTTGCCATTGCCTCCAAAATATCGAGTTTG GCTTCAAAGGTGAGCAACAAGGTTAAGTCAAAAATGAAAACCGGAGAGGGCAGCGTTCTTGGGGAAGGTGGAAGTGGATGTGGTCACCATTCTGATCATGCTTTTTCTGACGCTGCTCTATCAGATCAAAGGGAAGATGCAAATCCAAGTGGAGCGAGTACGCCCAGGGGAGATGTTCATGTTTCTCCATTTGAGGTATTCTCCAATGTTGAGCACTCTCCAGAAACACCCTCAAGAAACTCGAGGGATGAGAGTGAGGCAAAACCTGGGATTTCTAAGATTATAACTTCAAAGGCAGAGGCATGGATGGTTAAGAAGAACTTATCATGGCCATGGAAAGGCAATGAGCGGGAAGTGTTAGAGGCAAAGACTACGCGTTCTGTTTGGCCCTGGCTAAACAACGACCAAGATAATGAGTGGAATCATTGTAAGAGTTGTAATGCAGTATCAACATCAGACGATCAAGTTATTGAAAGTAACCGTACAACGACCAATGAGGCTTGGGGATCCTGGTCATCGTCATTTAATGTTAATAGCACAAGCAGTGCTAGTAGTAGCGATAGCACCAGTAGTACAGCTGGTAATAAAGTGGATACTGATACTGACTGCTTGGATTATGAAATCTTGTGGGAGGACTTGACAATTGGAGAACACATTGGACAGG GTTCTTGTGGAACTGTTTATCACGGGCTGTGGTTCGGATCA GATGTTGCGGTTAAAGTATTTTCGAAGCAAGAATATTCTGATGAAGTCATATATTCCTTTAGACAGGAG GTGTCACTGATGAAACGTCTCCGACATCCAAATATTCTTCTTTTCATGGGTGCGGTAACTTCATCTCAACACCTCTGCATTGTCACAGAGTTCCTGCCACG AGGAAGTTTGTTTAGGTTACTACAGAGGAATGCATCCAAACTAGAATGGAGACGGCGTATTCACATGGCTTTAGATATA GCTCGTGGCATGAACTATCTTCATCATTTCAGCCCACCTATAATTCATCGGGATCTGAAGTCTTCGAATCTTCTTGTGGACAAGAATTGGACCGTTAAG GTTGGGGACTTTGGTCTGTCACGTCTTAAGCACGAGACATATCTAACAACAAAGAGTGGGAAAGGAACG CCACAATGGATGGCTCCAGAAGTTCTTCGCAATGAACCTTCAGATGAGAA GGCTGATATATACAGTTTCGGTGTGATACTATGGGAACTTGCCACGAAAAAGATCCCTTGGGAAAACCTCAACTCGATGCAG GTGATCGGAGCAGTAGGATTCATGAATCAGCAGCTAGATATCCCGAAGGATGTTAATCCACAGTGGGCTTCTATTATAGAGAGCTGTTGGCATAG TGAGCCACAACTACGCCCAACATTCCTAGAGTTGGTAGATAACCTAAAGGATCTGCTGAGACAGTGTGCCATTCAGGCCCAGGCAGCGGGTAATGTTTTAGGAGATAGCAGCCAGAAGGAACTATAG